In Pectinophora gossypiella chromosome 1, ilPecGoss1.1, whole genome shotgun sequence, one genomic interval encodes:
- the LOC126381810 gene encoding DNA excision repair protein ERCC-5, with protein sequence MGVTGLWRLIEPAGKPVPVETLENKVLAVDISIWLHQMVKGYQDAKGAPLPNAHLMGLFQRLCKLLYFRIKPVFVFDGAFPDLKKETIARRQDSKAKYNSESERLKRELALLLSKKTAVSSLLGKQISPKKPNSNTANNDDLFKLPALPQKDEESESDSEEDSSGSVIDLHSVDLESDNFKTLPTKEKYDLLIELKETRKMNSWRKIHELPKKSDNFSDFQMQRLLKRRKVQECLQETEKEMGDSGMSLNDLESLLNDEGIDTKIESLPTRRIASDNNTRILMIKNVKQALAEAKQRKEAAERKEQNKEEEQSTTVPKKELKKNELEEDLEKAIKMSLENANDVNTSTCTSKTDDSWTSVLTDTDYTDSEDDDGYEQPDMTSAKAYIMQYSDFTHKIIDNIVGPKTKSKTKPKAPDVDQIIEELNHEKSVIVDNINLSSSDDECILDSQQPIKHSVEVKNPSTVELNTTCDDENSPTIMDATQASVVCVENPVPDVIDLDSSLECVQALDHDEERVLPKIAVPDEPIPGPSRIFKKETNESDSSDADFEEVPDEDDEFVKPVVQVTLNMGAEAPPDDDIFADIFTGQAKVESSTVKPSTSGAKVISIDVAKANEPPLHEEKSNMDDEFDEDLQKAIEMSLESSNDTQKAIQMSLETSDDTKKAIEMSLESSNDIQKAMEISLEGTEVVQKAIEMSLEAISVTKKSGETSFEITNGPKIPIEIPLECSNETEDAVELPLDDSDELRRAIELSLECVKEPEKFVIKTKEADVEQPCSFANINNNDTSSKQANKSEITIVKSKPDVASETIKIPKEPLSIEQLNTMAEELQNEEQDLIQEKSRLDRISRNITEQMTKEAQELLQIFGIPYIVAPMEAEAQCAFLESVNLTDGTITDDSDIWLFGGRTVYKNFFNQKKHVLQFLAERIERSFNLTREQLVLLALLVGSDYTTGVTGVGPVTAMEILASFPFNKKQFLNETSKQDRYAQVVAGLQEFKKWVKGGKRTDNTTLKKKLKNVDINDDFPSIRVVQAYLEPNVEKSEDKFTWGELDITILRDYTKAKFGWSQNKLDEIIKPVIKRIQERKSQRSVQDYFKKKIVFQSLEEQMSKRVKAAVQRMGPELPLGEQSSATVEKAKPVRKRKINNKKAGETVNNNEGNATKAKLKKNDEANVLKGHGVTVVTQGQDGKSSIEINILKTDRFQEIIPQREKEKESLLQNKMKAIELFRKTKIDKKKKLTKRKAILPKDRAELSESSDSD encoded by the exons ATGGGAGTCACCGGGCTGTGGCGGCTGATAGAGCCGGCCGGCAAGCCCGTGCCCGTCGAGACGCTCGAGAATAAGGTCTTAGCCGTCG ATATTTCAATATGGTTGCATCAGATGGTGAAAGGTTACCAGGATGCCAAAGGTGCTCCTCTACCAAATGCTCACCTAATGGGACTGTTTCAGCGGCTGTGCAAGTTGCTCTATTTTAGAATAAAACCTGTCTTTGTCTTTGATGGTGCATTTCCTGACTTGAAAAAGGAAACTATT GCCAGAAGGCAAGATAGCAAGGCAAAATATAATTCAGAGTCAGAGAGGCTAAAGAGAGAGCTTGCCTTACTTCTCAGTAAAAAGACTGCAGTCAGTAGTTTGCTGGGCAAACAAATATCTCCGAAGAAACCAAACTCAAACACTGCCAATAATGATGACTTATTTAAACTTCCTGCATTACCTCAAAAAGACGAAGAGAGTGAGTCAGA TTCAGAAGAAGATTCCAGTGGATCAGTTATTGATTTACATTCAGTTGATCTTGAGTCTGACAACTTCAAAACTTTACCaactaaagaaaaatatgatcTCCTGATAGAATTAAAGGAAACAAGAAAAATGAATTCCTGGAGAAAGATCCACGAGTTGCCTAAAAAGAGTGATAACTTTTCCGATTTTCAG atGCAAAGGCTATTGAAAAGAAGGAAAGTTCAAGAATGTTTACAAGAGACAGAAAAAGAAATGGGAGATAGTGGAATGTCATTAAACGATTTGGAGTCTTTGTTAAATGATGAAGGCATTGATACCAAGATAGAGAGTTTACCCACTCGGCGCATAGCATCTGACAACAATACACGAATCCTAATGATCAAAAACGTTAAACAAGCTCTTGCTGAAGCTAAAcagagaaaagaagctgctgaACGGaaagaacaaaataaagaagagGAACAAAGTACTACAGTGCCAAAAAAAGAACTGAAAAAGAATGAGTTAGAGGAAGATTTGGAAAAAGCCATAAAAATGTCTTTAGAGAATGCTAATGATGTCAATACCAGCACTTGCACGTCTAAAACAGATGATTCTTGGACATCAGTGCTTACTGATACAGATTACACTGACTCCGAGGATGATGATGGGTATGAACAGCCAGATATGACTTCTGCTAAAGCTTACATAATGCAATACAGTgattttactcataaaataattgataataTTGTAGGCcctaaaacaaaaagtaaaactaaaccCAAAGCCCCTGACGTAGATCAAATCATAGAAGAACTTAATCATGAGAAGTCTGTTATTGTTGATAATATAAATCTATCATCTAGTGATGATGAGTGCATTTTAGACAGTCAACAACCAATAAAACATTCTGTTGAAGTTAAAAATCCGAGCACAGTTGAGTTAAATACAACATGTGATGATGAAAACTCGCCGACAATAATGGATGCAACCCAAGCATCAGTAGTTTGCGTTGAAAATCCTGTGCCAGATGTTATAGACCTTGACTCTAGTTTAGAATGTGTACAAGCATTGGACCATGACGAAGAGCGGGTTCTACCTAAAATAGCGGTACCAGATGAACCGATCCCCGGACCGAGTAGAATattcaaaaaagaaacaaacgaaTCAGACTCAAGTGACGCAGATTTTGAAGAAGTTCCAGACGAAGATGATGAATTTGTTAAACCAGTAGTTCAAGTAACACTAAATATGGGCGCTGAAGCACCACCCGATGATGATATATTTGCAGATATTTTCACTGGTCAAGCAAAAGTCGAAAGCAGTACTGTAAAACCGTCAACAAGTGGGGCAAAAGTTATTTCCATTGATGTTGCTAAAGCTAACGAGCCTCCATTACACGAAGAAAAATCCAACATGGATGATGAATTTGATGAAGATTTACAAAAAGCCATAGAAATGTCATTGGAAAGCTCTAACGATACTCAAAAGGCTATACAAATGTCACTGGAAACTTCTGACGATACTAAAAAAGCTATAGAAATGTCATTGGAAAGTTCGaacgatattcaaaaagccATGGAAATATCCTTAGAAGGCACAGAGGTTGTTCAAAAGGCAATTGAAATGTCATTAGAAGCTATAAGTGTAACTAAAAAATCTGGAGAAACGTCATTTGAAATTACGAATGGCcccaaaatacctattgaaATTCCCTTGGAATGTTCAAACGAGACTGAAGACGCCGTAGAATTGCCGTTAGACGACTCAGACGAACTTCGAAGAGCTATTGAATTATCTTTAGAATGCGTAAAAGAGCCTGAAAAGTTTGTCATCAAAACTAAAGAAGCAGACGTTGAACAGCCGTGTTCATTTgcaaacataaataacaatgaTACCTCTTCAAAACAAGCTAATAAAAGCGAAATCACTATTGTTAAATCCAAGCCTGATGTAGCTAGCGAAACAATTAAAATTCCCAAAGAACCACTATCAATAGAACAGCTGAATACAATGGCTGAAGAACTGCAAAATGAAGAACAAGATTTAATACAAGAAAAAAGTAGGTTAGACCGTATTAGTCGCAACATTACTGAGCAAATGACAAAAGAAGCTCAAGAACTACTTCAAATATTTGGCATACCATACATAGTAGCGCCTATGGAGGCAGAAGCCCAGTGCGCTTTTTTGGAAAGTGTGAATTTAACTGACGGCACGATCACAGATGATAGTGATATTTGGCTTTTTGGTGGACGAACggtttataaaaacttttttaatcaGAAAAAGCATGTATTGCAGTTTTTGGCGGAACGAATTGAACGATCTTTTA ATTTAACTAGAGAGCAATTAGTGTTGTTAGCTCTACTGGTCGGCAGCGACTACACTACTGGAGTCACTGGAGTAGGGCCTGTTACAGCTATGGAGATTCTTGCGTCTTTCCCTTTCAATAAAAAACAGTTTCTGAACGAAACTTCGAAGCAAGATCGTTACGCGCAAGTTGTAGCTGGTCTCCAAGAGTTTAAGAAATGGGTAAAAGGTGGGAAAAGAACTGATAATACAACACTGAAGAAGAAATTGAAAAATGTTGATATAAATGACGACTTCCCAAGTATTAGG GTTGTCCAGGCGTACTTAGAACCAAATGTCGAGAAAAGTGAAGATAAATTCACTTGGGGTGAATTAGACATTACAATATTACGAGATTATACGAAAGCTAAGTTTGGGTGGTCTCAGAACAAACTTGATGAAATCATAAAGCCAGTAATAAAGAGAATACAGGAACGAAAAAGTCAAAGATCTGTTCAAGATTACTTCAAAAAGAAGATAGTATTTCAGTCTTTGGAAGAGCAGATGAGCAAAAGGGTGAAAGCTGCAGTCCAGAGAATGGGACCTGAATTACCTCTGGGGGAACAGTCTTCTGCGACTGTAGAAAAGGCGAAACCTGTGAGGAAAAggaaaatcaataataaaaaagctgGTGAAACTGTAAACAATAATGAAGGTAATGCAACTAAAgctaaattaaagaaaaacgaTGAGGCTAATGTACTTAAAGGTCACGGTGTTACAGTAGTAACGCAGGGACAAGATGGTAAATCAAGTATTGAAATTAACATACTGAAAACTGACAGATTCCAAGAAATAATTCCTCAAAGGGAGAAAGAGAAGGAAAGTTTGttgcaaaataaaatgaaagctATTGAACTATTTAGGAAGACTAAAATtgataagaaaaagaaactaACTAAAAGAAAGGCAATCTTGCCTAAGGATAGGGCTGAGCTTTCAGAAAGCAGTGATAGTGATTAA